A window of the Hypomesus transpacificus isolate Combined female chromosome 8, fHypTra1, whole genome shotgun sequence genome harbors these coding sequences:
- the LOC124470352 gene encoding serine/threonine-protein kinase 17A-like → MITINDQPSFSPPIHSRGKFAVVRKCVEKCTGREYAAKFLRKRRKGQDCRTEIIHEIGVLEMATSSSRVVNLHQVYEMPSEMVLVLEFAAGGEIFNQCVAEKDEAFTEEEVQKLMRQILEGVCFLHRNNVVHLDLKPQNILLTSNAPVGDIKIVDFGLSRMVSNHQELREIMGTPEYVAPEILNYEPISTATDMWSIGVLAYVMLTGISPFLGEDKQETFLNISQINVDYTDVELQHLGQTALHFMQALLVKKPQDRATAEQCLQHAWLQSKDPPTQTQEEEEEEVKVTVPEQASSPDRPSPASSSPSREEEEEEEEDEEEEEEDEGPVTEELIVMAAYALGQCRQTDTESMTPDQKAISKRFKFEEPFSALQEIPGDFIY, encoded by the exons ATGATTACAA TCAACGACCAACCTTCGTTCTCTCCGCCGATCCACTCTAGGGGCAAGTTTGCGGTGGTGAGGAAGTGTGTGGAGAAGTGCACGGGCCGGGAGTACGCCGCCAAGttcctgaggaagaggaggaaggggcagGACTGCCGGACAGAGATCATCCATGAGATAGGCGTTCTGGAGATGGCCACCAGCAGCTCCAGGGTGGTCAACCTCCACCAGGTCTACGAGATGCCATCTGAGATGGTGTTGGTCCTTGAGTT cgcGGCGGGGGGAGAGATCTTTAATCAGTGTGTGGCTGAGAAGGATGAGGCCTTcactgaggaggaggtgcagaagCTGATGAGACAGATCCTGGAGGGAGTGTGCTTCCTGCACAGGAACAACGTGGTCCACCTGGACCttaag CCCCAGAATATTCTGCTGACCAGCAATGCTCCCGTGGGGGATATCAAGATCGTTGACTTTGGTCTGTCCAGGATGGTCAGCAACCACCAGGAGCTCAGAGAGATCATGGGCACCCCAGAGTATGTGG CTCCGGAAATCCTGAACTACGAGCCAATCAGCACGGCGACAGACATGTG gagtaTTGGCGTGCTGGCGTATGTGATGCTGACTGGCATCTCTCCCTTCCTGGGGGAGGACAAGCAAGAGACCTTCCTCAACATCTCCCAGATCAACGTTGACTACACCGATGTGGAGCTGCAGCACCTGGGCCAGACAGCGCTCCACTTCATGCAGGCCCTGCTGGTCAAGAAGCCACA ggaccGCGCCACAGCAGAACAGTGTCTGCAGCACgcctggctgcagtccaaagacccacccacccagacacaggaggaagaggaggaggaggtgaaggtgaCGGTCCCAGAGCAGGCCAGCAGTCCTGATCGCCCCAGCCCAGCTAGCTCCAGTCcctccagggaggaggaggaggaggaggaggaggatgaggaggaggaggaggaggatgaagggccGGTGACGGAGGAGCTGATCGTCATGGCGGCCTACGCTCTGGGCCAGTGTCGCCAGACGGATACGGAGAGCATGACCCCCGACCAGAAGGCCATCTCCAAGCGCTTCAAGTTCGAAGAGCCCTTCAGCGCCCTGCAGGAAATCCCCGGGGACTTCATCTATTGA
- the vopp1 gene encoding vesicular, overexpressed in cancer, prosurvival protein 1, whose translation MKNQLPTIVLTCWVFLEFVDAKKYCWYFEGGYPIYFICRSYEDCCGTRCCVRALSIQRLWYFWLLLMMGVLFCCGAGFFIRRRMYPSPLSEDPAFNVSFTRQPVTTPVSQQPSMLGYDPPVTPAFPIPPGPAHMMTSYPPPPTYCNHPPPPYEQVFNSADKR comes from the exons ATGAAGAATCAACTCCCTACAATAGTCCTGACATGTTGGGTATTTTTAGAG TTTGTGGATGCCAAGAAATACTGCTGGTATTTCGAGGGAGGATACCCAATCTACTTCAT ATGTCGTTCCTACGAGGACTGCTGTGGCACTCGTTGCTGCGTGAGGGCCCTGTCCATCCAGAGGCTGTGGTACTTCTG GCTGCTGTTGATGATGGGGGTGCTGTTCTGCTGTGGGGCGGGCTTCTTCATCCGGAGACGCAtgtacccctcccccctcagcgaGGACCCTGCCTTCAACGTCTCCTTCACCAGGCAGCCGGTCACCACGCCAG TTTCCCAGCAACCGAGCATGCTGGGCTACGACCCCCCCGTGACCCCCGCCTTCCCCATCCCACCCGGCCCCGCCCACATGATGACCTcataccccccgccccccacctacTGCAACCACCCGCCCCCACCCTACGAACAGGTGTTCAACAGTGCCGACAAGAGGTAA